Proteins from a single region of Belliella baltica DSM 15883:
- the ligA gene encoding NAD-dependent DNA ligase LigA produces MTPTQAEARIAELTQQINHYNYLYYQEDKSEISDFEFDKLLEELIHLETEFPQFLKEDSPSQRVGGTITKEFETAVHETRMLSLGNTYSEEELLAFDERVAKGLEHRNFEYFCELKFDGVAISLVYENGKLSRAVTRGDGTRGDVVTENIRTIRNIPLSVLGSNIPERFEVRGEIFLPRKEFEKINTERLANGEALLANPRNAASGTVKMQDSAVVAKRRLNCYFYQLITDDEGIQHHDQAMTILENWGFNVSPTYEKCKSIQDVLVFIEKWREKRHQLPLDTDGVVLKVNSYEQRIELGFTAKIPRWAIAYKYQAESAESQLLSITYQVGRTGAITPVANLTPVQLAGTTVKRASLHNANEIERLGLHEGDTVFVEKGGEIIPKITAVAIEKRKSNAKAIQYISTCPECGSLLERKESEAKHYCPNSQSCPPQLLGRIEHFVHKRAMDIDSLGTERIRALIDQGYIIDFADIYELELKKDALLGLELNQDQYQKTDEGMLYIALHKALFSLTEGIPLSSIVKFLDENKSKALGEILKSFKDFVRESKKKVAQNIGTIQLLENLLLSYPFPKIEDYLPVPIVLSLLIGKQVGMSKLKEVASRKSTLHGIMLELNIDLTQDQEDKIKKLKSNTFQEGVISNMLEGIKVSKSQPFEKVLFALGIRNIGENTAQILAKAFKNIETLKNANSEKLLEINGIGETLVNSLHEFFADKENLTIIDRLKAHGLNFEIEEVERVLESNKLEGMKILASGKLNHFKRDEIIDFIESNGGQYIKSVSKNIDFIIEGEDMGPSKKEKAVKLGVKLISEEEFMIMVGKEI; encoded by the coding sequence ATGACCCCAACGCAGGCCGAAGCAAGGATCGCTGAACTGACTCAGCAAATCAATCATTATAATTACCTCTATTATCAAGAAGATAAATCAGAAATATCAGATTTTGAATTTGATAAATTGTTAGAAGAATTGATTCATTTGGAAACTGAATTTCCTCAATTTTTGAAGGAAGATAGTCCTAGTCAGCGTGTCGGTGGTACGATTACTAAGGAGTTTGAAACTGCAGTTCATGAAACTCGCATGCTTTCCTTGGGCAACACCTACTCAGAGGAAGAACTTTTGGCATTTGATGAACGTGTCGCCAAAGGTCTTGAGCATAGAAATTTTGAGTATTTCTGTGAATTGAAATTTGACGGTGTTGCCATCAGTCTTGTTTATGAAAATGGAAAGTTATCAAGAGCTGTAACAAGAGGTGATGGCACAAGAGGTGATGTGGTTACAGAAAATATTAGAACAATAAGGAATATACCTTTGTCCGTTTTAGGTAGTAATATTCCTGAGAGATTTGAAGTTCGTGGTGAAATTTTTCTCCCAAGAAAAGAATTCGAAAAAATCAATACCGAAAGGTTAGCCAATGGAGAAGCACTTCTTGCAAACCCTAGAAATGCTGCTTCTGGGACAGTTAAAATGCAAGATAGTGCTGTTGTAGCCAAAAGGAGATTGAACTGCTATTTCTATCAATTGATCACAGATGATGAGGGGATTCAGCATCATGATCAGGCAATGACTATTTTAGAAAATTGGGGCTTCAATGTCTCTCCTACTTATGAAAAATGTAAATCGATTCAAGATGTTTTGGTTTTCATCGAAAAATGGAGAGAAAAAAGACACCAATTACCGCTAGATACAGATGGTGTGGTTTTGAAAGTCAATAGCTATGAACAAAGAATTGAATTGGGGTTTACAGCTAAAATTCCTCGTTGGGCTATCGCTTACAAATACCAAGCGGAGAGTGCAGAAAGTCAGCTACTTTCTATTACCTATCAAGTTGGTCGAACTGGTGCCATAACTCCGGTTGCAAATTTAACACCTGTCCAACTTGCAGGCACTACAGTAAAAAGAGCCTCTCTCCACAATGCAAACGAGATTGAGCGATTAGGATTACATGAAGGAGACACGGTATTTGTAGAAAAGGGTGGAGAAATTATTCCAAAGATTACTGCTGTTGCAATTGAAAAGCGAAAAAGTAATGCAAAAGCTATACAATATATTTCTACATGTCCTGAATGCGGATCATTATTAGAAAGAAAAGAAAGCGAAGCCAAGCATTATTGTCCAAATTCACAGAGCTGCCCTCCACAACTTCTTGGAAGGATCGAGCATTTTGTCCATAAAAGAGCAATGGATATAGACTCTTTGGGTACAGAGAGAATTCGTGCGCTGATCGATCAGGGGTATATCATTGACTTTGCAGATATATATGAACTAGAATTGAAGAAAGATGCACTGTTGGGATTGGAACTGAATCAAGATCAGTATCAAAAAACAGATGAAGGCATGCTATACATTGCACTTCATAAAGCATTGTTTTCATTAACAGAAGGAATTCCTCTTTCTTCAATTGTCAAATTTCTCGATGAAAACAAATCTAAAGCTCTTGGAGAAATCCTTAAAAGCTTCAAGGATTTTGTCAGAGAAAGCAAAAAGAAAGTTGCACAAAATATAGGCACCATTCAGCTTCTAGAGAACTTGCTTCTATCCTACCCTTTTCCCAAAATAGAAGATTATTTACCTGTTCCAATTGTACTTTCACTTCTAATTGGAAAGCAGGTAGGAATGAGTAAATTGAAAGAAGTAGCTTCTCGGAAAAGTACCCTTCATGGTATCATGCTTGAATTAAATATTGATTTAACTCAAGATCAAGAAGATAAAATCAAAAAACTCAAATCCAACACTTTCCAGGAAGGCGTGATTAGCAATATGCTGGAAGGAATCAAAGTTTCTAAATCTCAGCCTTTTGAAAAGGTTTTATTTGCTTTGGGAATTCGAAATATTGGAGAAAATACAGCTCAAATTTTAGCAAAAGCTTTCAAAAATATAGAAACTCTGAAGAATGCAAATAGTGAAAAATTACTTGAGATCAATGGAATTGGAGAGACCTTGGTGAATAGTCTTCATGAATTCTTTGCAGACAAAGAGAATCTCACAATCATAGATAGGCTAAAAGCACATGGTTTAAATTTTGAAATCGAAGAAGTAGAGCGAGTTTTGGAAAGCAATAAACTTGAAGGGATGAAAATTCTAGCTTCTGGAAAATTGAACCATTTCAAACGAGATGAAATTATAGATTTTATTGAAAGCAATGGAGGTCAATACATCAAATCTGTATCTAAAAATATCGACTTTATCATTGAAGGTGAAGATATGGGGCCAAGTAAAAAGGAAAAAGCAGTGAAACTTGGTGTGAAGTTGATTTCAGAAGAAGAGTTTATGATTATGGTAGGAAAAGAAATCTAA
- the xseB gene encoding exodeoxyribonuclease VII small subunit → MENENLSYDKALARIEEIVNKLEAGEEGIDQLSEMVKEAAKLVSFCRNKLRMTEAEIKEAFED, encoded by the coding sequence ATGGAAAATGAAAATTTGAGTTACGATAAAGCTCTGGCAAGAATAGAAGAAATCGTAAATAAACTAGAAGCCGGCGAAGAAGGCATCGATCAATTATCAGAAATGGTCAAGGAAGCTGCAAAACTTGTTAGTTTTTGCAGAAATAAACTTCGAATGACTGAAGCTGAAATCAAAGAAGCTTTTGAAGATTAG
- a CDS encoding DUF6913 domain-containing protein: protein MELIKSYFIKNHLQKISKTKQDKIIIPNEISSIAIIANTEEELKSCEESLAVNFGESVEISIYYFSKKDEEFGISSKDFNLFGQPKERIKRFLEKKVDFILTPSLNLNPYLLYLLLHSKTGLRVGFWSLENKEFLDLMLDQKENSLKENIQNLLDYLIKIKAAC, encoded by the coding sequence ATGGAGTTAATAAAAAGTTACTTTATCAAAAATCACCTTCAAAAGATTTCAAAAACAAAACAGGATAAAATCATCATACCAAATGAGATTTCATCTATTGCCATCATTGCAAATACTGAAGAAGAATTAAAAAGCTGTGAGGAAAGCCTTGCAGTGAACTTCGGTGAATCGGTAGAAATCTCCATTTATTACTTCTCAAAAAAAGACGAAGAATTTGGAATATCCTCCAAGGATTTCAACCTATTTGGTCAACCAAAAGAAAGAATTAAAAGGTTTTTAGAAAAAAAAGTAGATTTTATTTTGACACCTTCTTTAAACCTTAATCCTTATTTACTTTATTTGTTGCTCCATTCAAAAACTGGATTGAGAGTTGGATTTTGGTCACTTGAAAACAAAGAATTTCTAGATTTGATGTTAGATCAAAAAGAAAATAGTCTTAAAGAAAATATCCAAAATTTATTGGATTACTTGATAAAAATAAAAGCAGCATGTTAA
- a CDS encoding efflux RND transporter permease subunit, whose amino-acid sequence MSNQEEKKKGIIRQFGISSLSVDNQTSIVILVFIITALGILAYKTMPKESFPEIVIPTVYVGTAYPGNSPVDMENLITRPIEKELKGINNIKDIKSTSVQDFSSIVVEFNPGIEISKAIQDVKDAVDKSKSELPNDLDQDPDVIEVNTSDFPIMNVNISGNYTEEELKKYGEYLEDEIEKLPEISKAELRGVIEREIRVDADIFKMEALGVSFSDISEAIGQENVTISGGNVLAGDFRRALRVTGEFKKAEEILDIIIKTENNRIVYLRDVADVKDTYEERTSYARSNKLPVVTVNVIKRSGENLLDASDKIKVLLENAKANRFPADLEISITNDQSKQTRSQVNDLENSIIFGVILVILVLMFFLGFRNALFVGIAIPLSMFISFLILNAFGITLNLMVLFALILALGMLVDNGIVVVENIYRLMQEGKSPIIAAKEGVGEVAWPIITSTATTLAAFLPLAFWDDLIGEFMKYLPITLIIVLSSSLFVALVVNPVLTSLYMKVQDVDTVKSRKKPLLIALFLMVIGILSYMFGWIAMGNLSMIAAILTIFNVFVLRKAIRWFQNVFLVKLENAYEATLSYALKGWKPYLFFGGINLVLILSIGLLFVRSPKILFFPDNEPALVNVFVENPIGTDTEATNDFVKSMEDDLMNVLEPYSDIIESVITQVGEGTGDESEGPSIANTPHKAKITISFVEIQYRNGINTNQVMEDIRDLVEKYPGVLFTVDKQRNGPPVGKAVNIEVSGENFEELIAYVGKYREYLISANIPGIEELKTDLELGSPEVVLNIDREKARRFGLSTSSIANELRTALFGLEVSKFKDGEEDYPIQLRLKDEYRYDLSSLINKKINFRDKFGNQKEVPISAVATLEYGSTYGSVKRKDLNKVISIFSNVTDGYNPTEINDKLKELTANYETSEGITVKFTGEQEEQAKSTAFLMRALFIAISVIFLIIVAQFNSVTTPFIIMASVVLSTIGVFLGLVIFNMDFVVIMTGIGIISLAGVVVNNAIVLIDYTNLVRERRREELNLKEDEFLSMEELLDSIIQGGKTRLRPVLLTAITTVLGLIPLAIGMNINFATMLTDFDPQFYIGGDNATFWGPMAWTVIFGLTFATFLTLVIVPVMYLLADKLNMLIRRLK is encoded by the coding sequence ATGTCAAATCAAGAAGAAAAGAAAAAAGGAATCATCAGGCAGTTTGGGATCAGTTCCCTATCTGTCGATAATCAGACTTCGATAGTAATATTGGTATTTATCATTACAGCTTTGGGAATCTTGGCATATAAAACTATGCCTAAAGAAAGTTTTCCAGAGATTGTAATTCCTACAGTCTATGTAGGAACTGCCTATCCAGGGAATTCACCTGTGGATATGGAGAATTTGATTACTAGGCCAATCGAAAAAGAGCTAAAAGGAATTAATAATATCAAAGATATCAAATCTACTTCAGTGCAGGATTTTTCCTCCATTGTAGTAGAATTCAATCCAGGTATAGAAATTTCCAAAGCTATCCAAGATGTCAAGGATGCGGTAGATAAATCAAAAAGTGAATTGCCTAATGACCTTGATCAAGATCCAGATGTGATAGAAGTGAACACTTCTGATTTCCCTATCATGAATGTGAACATTTCTGGGAATTATACAGAAGAAGAATTAAAAAAGTATGGAGAGTATTTAGAAGATGAAATTGAAAAGCTTCCTGAAATTTCCAAAGCTGAATTAAGAGGGGTGATTGAAAGAGAAATTAGAGTTGATGCAGATATTTTCAAGATGGAAGCATTAGGAGTCTCTTTCTCCGATATTTCAGAAGCAATTGGTCAGGAAAATGTGACAATATCAGGCGGAAATGTTCTTGCAGGAGATTTTAGAAGAGCTCTAAGGGTTACGGGTGAATTTAAAAAAGCAGAAGAAATCCTAGACATCATCATCAAAACAGAAAATAATAGGATTGTTTACCTTCGAGACGTCGCTGATGTAAAAGATACTTACGAGGAACGAACAAGTTACGCAAGAAGTAACAAGCTTCCAGTAGTTACTGTCAATGTGATCAAACGAAGTGGTGAAAACTTGCTTGATGCATCTGATAAGATCAAAGTTTTGTTAGAAAATGCAAAAGCTAACCGATTTCCAGCAGATTTAGAAATCAGCATTACAAACGATCAGTCTAAACAAACAAGGTCTCAGGTAAATGATCTAGAAAATAGTATCATTTTTGGAGTTATTCTTGTGATTTTAGTCCTAATGTTTTTCTTAGGTTTTAGAAATGCACTTTTTGTGGGGATTGCCATTCCACTATCGATGTTTATTTCTTTTCTAATACTAAATGCATTTGGGATTACCTTGAACTTGATGGTTCTGTTTGCCTTGATTTTGGCTTTGGGTATGTTAGTTGACAATGGCATTGTGGTGGTAGAGAATATCTACCGTCTGATGCAAGAGGGTAAGTCACCAATAATCGCTGCGAAAGAAGGTGTAGGAGAAGTAGCTTGGCCTATTATCACTTCTACGGCGACTACGCTCGCAGCATTTCTTCCTTTAGCATTTTGGGACGATCTGATTGGGGAGTTTATGAAATACCTGCCAATCACGCTAATAATTGTGTTATCATCATCACTTTTTGTTGCATTGGTTGTGAATCCTGTATTGACTTCTTTGTATATGAAAGTTCAAGATGTTGATACAGTCAAATCTAGAAAAAAACCATTGTTAATCGCTCTTTTCCTAATGGTGATTGGAATTCTGTCTTATATGTTTGGATGGATAGCAATGGGGAATTTATCTATGATAGCAGCTATTTTGACTATTTTCAATGTTTTTGTTTTAAGAAAAGCTATCAGATGGTTTCAGAATGTGTTTCTTGTTAAACTAGAAAATGCCTATGAAGCAACACTATCGTATGCCTTGAAAGGCTGGAAACCCTATCTGTTTTTTGGAGGGATAAATTTAGTTTTAATCCTCTCTATTGGGTTGTTATTTGTGAGATCTCCAAAAATCTTGTTTTTTCCAGACAATGAACCAGCATTGGTCAATGTCTTCGTGGAGAATCCTATTGGAACAGATACAGAAGCGACCAACGATTTTGTAAAATCAATGGAAGATGATTTGATGAATGTATTGGAACCTTATTCTGATATCATAGAGTCAGTCATCACTCAAGTTGGTGAAGGCACAGGTGATGAGTCTGAAGGTCCAAGTATTGCAAATACGCCGCATAAAGCAAAAATCACCATCAGTTTTGTGGAAATTCAATATCGTAATGGAATCAATACCAATCAAGTCATGGAAGATATCAGAGACTTGGTGGAGAAATATCCTGGCGTGTTATTTACCGTAGATAAACAAAGAAATGGTCCTCCGGTGGGCAAAGCAGTGAATATCGAAGTCAGTGGAGAGAATTTTGAGGAGTTGATCGCTTATGTTGGTAAGTATAGGGAATATTTGATATCTGCTAATATTCCAGGTATCGAAGAATTGAAGACTGATTTGGAACTAGGAAGTCCTGAAGTTGTCTTGAATATTGACAGAGAAAAAGCAAGAAGATTTGGCCTTTCTACCTCTTCTATTGCCAATGAATTGAGAACAGCGCTCTTCGGTCTTGAAGTTTCTAAATTTAAAGATGGAGAAGAGGATTATCCGATTCAATTGAGATTGAAAGATGAATACCGTTACGATTTGTCTTCATTGATCAATAAGAAAATCAACTTTAGAGATAAATTCGGTAATCAAAAAGAAGTACCAATTTCTGCAGTGGCTACATTAGAATATGGATCGACTTATGGTTCTGTAAAGAGAAAAGATTTGAATAAAGTGATTTCAATTTTCTCCAATGTAACAGACGGATATAATCCTACAGAGATCAATGATAAACTCAAAGAATTGACAGCAAACTATGAAACGAGTGAAGGTATCACAGTGAAATTTACAGGAGAACAGGAAGAGCAAGCCAAATCGACGGCTTTCTTGATGCGCGCTTTGTTTATCGCAATATCTGTGATATTCTTGATCATAGTGGCACAGTTTAACTCCGTGACGACTCCTTTTATTATCATGGCATCCGTAGTCTTGAGTACTATTGGGGTATTCCTAGGGCTTGTGATTTTTAATATGGATTTTGTTGTGATTATGACTGGTATTGGGATTATTTCTTTGGCGGGTGTCGTAGTGAACAATGCCATTGTTTTGATAGATTATACCAATCTGGTTAGAGAAAGAAGAAGGGAAGAATTGAATTTGAAAGAGGACGAATTTTTGTCAATGGAGGAATTATTGGACAGTATAATTCAAGGAGGAAAAACAAGGTTAAGACCAGTGTTGCTTACAGCGATCACAACAGTTCTTGGATTGATACCATTGGCAATAGGAATGAATATCAATTTTGCGACCATGTTGACAGATTTTGATCCACAGTTTTACATTGGAGGAGACAATGCGACCTTTTGGGGACCAATGGCTTGGACAGTAATATTTGGGTTAACCTTTGCGACCTTCTTGACGTTAGTAATCGTGCCTGTCATGTATTTGTTGGCAGACAAATTAAACATGTTGATTCGTAGATTGAAATAG
- a CDS encoding efflux RND transporter periplasmic adaptor subunit: MKSYSKFLILPLAALMFSCAKEDELSVKKAELDELKTQASELRVSIETLEKEISALDPEFGKLNRKSVLISTTTPKKEVFQHFVEVTGAVLSKKNVNISGEVSGRIQEITAVEGMRVSKGDILAVIDAESIQRNIEELEKQLELAVIVFEKQERLWKQQIGTEIQYLETKNRKESLEKSMAGLKTQLSRTKVRAPFNGTVETVNVRLGELVQPGTPMFQFVGESDLFIESDVSERYVGIVNRGDSVVVSFPSINKTLKTKVSAIGAIINPNNRTFKVEVVLPNLEYVKPNMISVMKIKDYENKNAITVPNYLILQDSKGDYIFVVENGLSKKKYITRGKVYQEITEVLEGLDGSEILVDKGFREIGDNFSVNIAQ, from the coding sequence ATGAAATCATATTCAAAATTTTTGATCCTTCCTTTAGCAGCCTTGATGTTTTCTTGTGCTAAAGAAGATGAATTGTCAGTTAAAAAAGCTGAATTAGATGAACTAAAAACTCAAGCATCTGAGCTCAGAGTTTCTATTGAGACGCTTGAAAAGGAAATTTCAGCTCTTGACCCAGAATTTGGGAAATTGAACAGGAAGTCTGTTTTGATTTCCACTACAACACCTAAAAAAGAGGTTTTCCAACATTTTGTGGAAGTTACAGGTGCTGTTTTATCTAAGAAGAATGTCAATATCTCTGGGGAGGTTTCTGGCAGAATTCAAGAAATCACAGCAGTAGAAGGAATGCGAGTTTCAAAAGGCGATATCCTTGCTGTTATAGATGCAGAATCCATTCAAAGGAACATTGAGGAGCTAGAAAAGCAGTTGGAACTTGCCGTGATTGTTTTTGAAAAACAGGAGCGATTATGGAAACAGCAAATCGGAACAGAGATTCAATATCTAGAGACCAAAAATAGAAAAGAGTCTCTTGAAAAATCCATGGCAGGTTTGAAAACACAACTTAGCAGAACGAAAGTTAGAGCACCATTTAATGGTACTGTGGAAACAGTAAATGTTCGTTTGGGAGAGTTGGTTCAGCCAGGAACGCCCATGTTCCAATTTGTGGGAGAAAGTGATTTATTTATTGAATCTGATGTTTCTGAAAGGTATGTGGGAATTGTAAATAGAGGCGATTCTGTTGTAGTTTCTTTTCCTTCAATAAATAAAACTTTGAAAACAAAAGTTTCTGCTATTGGAGCGATTATCAACCCAAACAACAGGACATTTAAAGTTGAGGTTGTTCTTCCTAATCTCGAATATGTAAAGCCAAATATGATATCGGTGATGAAGATCAAAGATTATGAAAATAAGAATGCCATCACAGTTCCAAACTACCTTATCCTACAAGACAGTAAAGGGGATTATATTTTTGTTGTAGAAAATGGTCTTAGCAAGAAAAAATACATTACCAGAGGAAAAGTTTACCAAGAAATCACAGAAGTGCTGGAAGGTCTCGATGGTTCTGAAATATTGGTAGATAAAGGTTTCCGTGAGATAGGAGATAATTTTAGTGTAAACATTGCCCAATAA
- the dapA gene encoding 4-hydroxy-tetrahydrodipicolinate synthase, producing the protein MLNLFGTGVALITPMNEDFSIDFIGLEKLINHVIEGGADYLVVQGTTGESATMTKEEKKQVLAAAIKINSNRLPIVYGLGGNNTTAVLGEIKQTDFSGVDAILSVCPYYNKPSQAGIIAHYYAIADASPVPVVLYNVPGRTVTNMTAATTLTLADHPNIIAMKEASGNLEQCMTIAAQMTKDFLLISGDDMLTTALRAIGGSGVISVLANAYPSVFKTICHGSLEESRNATFSLLDINPLMYEESNPVGLKYLLKEMNICGDAVRLPLVKASENLSKKIKAAMI; encoded by the coding sequence ATGTTAAACTTATTTGGTACAGGAGTAGCGTTGATCACCCCAATGAATGAAGATTTCAGCATTGATTTCATTGGTTTAGAAAAGTTGATCAATCATGTGATTGAAGGTGGTGCTGATTATTTGGTAGTGCAAGGCACCACTGGAGAATCAGCCACGATGACCAAAGAAGAGAAAAAACAAGTCTTGGCTGCTGCGATCAAAATCAATTCCAATAGATTGCCAATCGTCTATGGACTTGGAGGAAACAACACGACTGCAGTATTGGGAGAAATCAAGCAAACAGATTTCAGTGGTGTCGATGCAATCCTTTCTGTTTGTCCTTATTACAACAAACCTTCCCAAGCTGGAATCATTGCGCACTACTATGCCATCGCTGATGCAAGTCCTGTTCCAGTAGTGTTATACAATGTTCCTGGGAGAACGGTGACCAATATGACAGCTGCTACAACTTTGACCTTAGCGGATCATCCAAATATCATTGCGATGAAGGAAGCGAGCGGGAATTTAGAGCAGTGCATGACTATAGCAGCTCAAATGACAAAAGATTTCCTCTTGATCTCTGGAGATGATATGTTGACCACTGCTTTGCGCGCTATAGGTGGATCAGGTGTGATTTCTGTTTTAGCTAATGCCTATCCTTCAGTTTTCAAAACGATTTGCCATGGTAGCTTAGAAGAATCCCGAAATGCAACCTTTAGCTTACTCGATATCAATCCTTTGATGTATGAAGAAAGCAATCCAGTTGGTTTGAAATATTTGTTAAAGGAAATGAATATTTGTGGTGATGCCGTAAGGCTTCCATTAGTAAAGGCTTCAGAAAATCTCAGTAAAAAAATAAAAGCAGCAATGATTTAA
- a CDS encoding UpxY family transcription antiterminator, with the protein MGELNWFVLYTTSRAEKKVAQRLEEKGLEVFLPMVEELRQWSDRKKKVQKALFNGYLFVKTTKSELWNTLQVPGAVKFVHFAGEHATVRQEEINTIKRILETGVAVETDNSEIEPGEQVKIVGGALEGMVGECVNKGNKDYFIIRVPGINQNLMVSIERKFLMLHSS; encoded by the coding sequence ATGGGAGAATTAAATTGGTTTGTACTCTACACCACATCACGAGCAGAAAAAAAAGTAGCTCAAAGATTAGAAGAAAAAGGATTAGAAGTTTTTCTTCCTATGGTAGAAGAATTGAGACAATGGAGTGACAGAAAAAAGAAAGTTCAAAAAGCCCTTTTTAATGGTTACCTTTTTGTAAAAACTACTAAATCAGAGCTTTGGAATACTCTACAAGTTCCAGGAGCAGTTAAGTTTGTTCATTTTGCTGGAGAACATGCAACTGTAAGACAGGAAGAAATCAATACTATAAAAAGAATTCTTGAAACAGGTGTAGCTGTCGAAACTGATAATTCTGAAATAGAACCCGGGGAACAAGTTAAGATCGTCGGTGGTGCATTGGAAGGTATGGTAGGTGAATGTGTCAATAAAGGAAACAAAGACTACTTTATCATAAGAGTTCCAGGTATCAATCAAAACTTAATGGTTAGTATTGAAAGGAAATTTTTGATGCTGCATTCTTCATAA
- the xseA gene encoding exodeoxyribonuclease VII large subunit, translated as MQQAISLLELNQIIRDSLENNLSPSYWVIAEIGELKLAAAGHAYLELVEKNGNQVKAKIRANIWQYSFRTIAGRFQAITGKELRAGMKVLALATVTFHELYGISLTIKDIDPNYTLGERARIRQEIIDRLRQEGMMDLNKRFELPSVPQRVAVISSQTAAGYGDFVEQLQSNRYGYQVHFKLFPATLQGSEAAKTMIKALEQIEDDAQKTGYDMVIIIRGGGAQMDLDCFDDYDLSLAIAKFPIAILTGIGHERDETIADLVAHTKVKTPTAAAEFILSGFLSFEEGLLTSIKKIEKQVSQKILWEDRILSDFTSKLKNFSSQKISLEKQSFATKEKQIQNLALNKVKLEHFQLEKLSESLQKDLKSTIQKENQNLDSLEKAIKNLDPLSIFEKGYSRSEIDGKPIHSTKVNVGMEMVTISKNRKIKSTIQEISEYGK; from the coding sequence ATGCAGCAGGCAATTTCACTTTTAGAACTCAATCAAATCATTCGAGATTCTCTTGAGAATAACTTATCACCAAGTTATTGGGTAATAGCAGAAATTGGAGAACTAAAGCTGGCTGCTGCTGGCCATGCATATTTGGAGTTGGTAGAAAAGAATGGTAATCAAGTAAAAGCAAAAATCAGAGCAAACATTTGGCAATATTCTTTTAGAACTATTGCAGGAAGATTTCAAGCAATTACTGGAAAAGAATTGAGAGCCGGCATGAAGGTGCTGGCACTTGCAACAGTAACATTTCATGAACTTTATGGAATCAGCTTGACTATCAAAGACATTGATCCAAATTATACTTTAGGAGAAAGAGCAAGGATTCGTCAGGAAATTATCGATAGACTCAGACAAGAAGGAATGATGGATCTCAACAAGCGCTTTGAGTTGCCTTCAGTCCCGCAGCGTGTTGCGGTTATAAGCAGTCAAACTGCTGCTGGATATGGAGATTTTGTCGAACAATTACAATCCAACCGATATGGTTATCAAGTGCATTTCAAACTTTTCCCAGCGACATTGCAAGGCTCTGAAGCTGCTAAAACAATGATAAAAGCTCTTGAGCAAATAGAAGATGATGCCCAAAAAACAGGATATGATATGGTCATCATCATCCGTGGTGGTGGGGCACAAATGGACTTGGACTGTTTTGATGATTATGATTTATCATTAGCCATTGCAAAATTTCCTATTGCAATTCTCACAGGAATAGGTCATGAAAGAGATGAAACTATTGCGGATTTGGTAGCACATACCAAGGTCAAAACTCCAACTGCAGCGGCTGAATTTATACTTTCTGGATTTTTGAGTTTTGAAGAAGGACTCTTAACTTCTATCAAAAAAATCGAAAAACAAGTTTCCCAAAAAATACTATGGGAAGATAGAATACTAAGTGATTTCACCTCCAAACTAAAGAATTTTAGTTCTCAAAAAATCAGTTTGGAAAAGCAGTCATTTGCTACAAAAGAAAAACAAATTCAAAATTTAGCTTTGAATAAGGTGAAGTTGGAGCATTTTCAATTAGAGAAGCTTTCTGAAAGCTTGCAAAAAGATCTCAAAAGTACAATTCAGAAGGAAAATCAAAATTTAGATTCTTTGGAAAAAGCCATCAAGAACCTTGACCCTCTATCAATTTTTGAAAAAGGATATTCAAGATCTGAAATAGATGGGAAACCAATTCATTCGACTAAAGTAAATGTAGGAATGGAAATGGTCACTATATCAAAGAATAGAAAAATCAAAAGTACAATTCAAGAAATTTCAGAATATGGAAAATGA